A section of the Octopus bimaculoides isolate UCB-OBI-ISO-001 chromosome 17, ASM119413v2, whole genome shotgun sequence genome encodes:
- the LOC106870714 gene encoding thyroglobulin isoform X1: MYRHFTMKLLLVILSSVVVATQAITCAQYRLVTFSRDFPACEKDGSYSRLQCTGPICFCFTSAGHLVEDLFINKTDSVGMDCNCAVEKTESKLRGENSKPYRCLPNGNYDKVQCQADSCYCVNPKGIQEGDSVPVARIHTLPCYDNRS; the protein is encoded by the exons ACATTTCACCATGAAGCTCCTGCTAGTTATTTTgtcgtctgttgttgttgctactcagGCAA tTACCTGTGCTCAGTACAGACTCGTGACGTTTTCAAGAGATTTTCCTGCATGTGAAAAGGATGGATCGTACTCCCGGCTGCAGTGTACAGGCCCAAT TTGCTTCTGTTTTACATCTGCTGGACACTTGGTTGAGGACCTTTTCATCAACAAGACTGATTCGGTAGGCATGGATTGCA attgtgCTGTggaaaaaacagaaagcaaattgAGAGGAGAAAACTCAAAACCTTATCGGTGTCTTCCAAACGGCAATTATGACAAAGTTCAATGTCAGGCTGACTCTTGTTACTGCGTAAACCCTAAGGGAATTCAGGAAGGAGATTCAGTACCTGTTGCACGCATCCATACACTTCCATGTTATG
- the LOC106870714 gene encoding thyroglobulin isoform X2: MKLLLVILSSVVVATQAITCAQYRLVTFSRDFPACEKDGSYSRLQCTGPICFCFTSAGHLVEDLFINKTDSVGMDCNCAVEKTESKLRGENSKPYRCLPNGNYDKVQCQADSCYCVNPKGIQEGDSVPVARIHTLPCYDNRS; this comes from the exons ATGAAGCTCCTGCTAGTTATTTTgtcgtctgttgttgttgctactcagGCAA tTACCTGTGCTCAGTACAGACTCGTGACGTTTTCAAGAGATTTTCCTGCATGTGAAAAGGATGGATCGTACTCCCGGCTGCAGTGTACAGGCCCAAT TTGCTTCTGTTTTACATCTGCTGGACACTTGGTTGAGGACCTTTTCATCAACAAGACTGATTCGGTAGGCATGGATTGCA attgtgCTGTggaaaaaacagaaagcaaattgAGAGGAGAAAACTCAAAACCTTATCGGTGTCTTCCAAACGGCAATTATGACAAAGTTCAATGTCAGGCTGACTCTTGTTACTGCGTAAACCCTAAGGGAATTCAGGAAGGAGATTCAGTACCTGTTGCACGCATCCATACACTTCCATGTTATG
- the LOC106870714 gene encoding thyroglobulin isoform X3: MVVWTVACIVTCAQYRLVTFSRDFPACEKDGSYSRLQCTGPICFCFTSAGHLVEDLFINKTDSVGMDCNCAVEKTESKLRGENSKPYRCLPNGNYDKVQCQADSCYCVNPKGIQEGDSVPVARIHTLPCYDNRS, from the exons tTACCTGTGCTCAGTACAGACTCGTGACGTTTTCAAGAGATTTTCCTGCATGTGAAAAGGATGGATCGTACTCCCGGCTGCAGTGTACAGGCCCAAT TTGCTTCTGTTTTACATCTGCTGGACACTTGGTTGAGGACCTTTTCATCAACAAGACTGATTCGGTAGGCATGGATTGCA attgtgCTGTggaaaaaacagaaagcaaattgAGAGGAGAAAACTCAAAACCTTATCGGTGTCTTCCAAACGGCAATTATGACAAAGTTCAATGTCAGGCTGACTCTTGTTACTGCGTAAACCCTAAGGGAATTCAGGAAGGAGATTCAGTACCTGTTGCACGCATCCATACACTTCCATGTTATG